The DNA region TTTTCAAATAATGCATTTACATCTTCTGAATAATTTAAAAGTGCAGAGGGATCTTTCATATTTTTTTTATCAAAATTACCTGCAGATTCAAGATCTTCACAAAATTTAATCTTTTGAGATAGTTCTTCAACAGCATTTTGACGATTAACTATATTATCTATACTTTTTCCTTTACTTTTAAGTAAATCTATCAATTTTTTTCTACCAAAAAAAGTATTTGTAGTATTTATCAATTGAAATAATGAATTTTTACCAAATATATCTAAATCTGCCGAATAAGGATGATTTAAATCTATGCCATCCTGACCTAAATCCTGAAAATCTGACCAATTGCCATCTATTCTTTTAATATATTTTTTGTTAATTGTTATAAGATTTTTTATTTTATTTAGACGATAGGATATATTACTATGCTGTTTTATTAGGAATACAAAAAGTGTCAAAGAAAAAAGAGTTCCTATTGAAGTATATATACTTATTCTTCTTATAAGCAGGTATATATATATTAAAGTCACAACAAAGGCTACCAGCCTTATAGTACCAATAATATTATAGTTTTTTTTGCAATTTTTTTCTTCATCCTCCAGGGACTTAATACGATTTATAAAGGTTTCTCTGTTAGTCATATATCTACTCCTTCTAGAATAATTTTTTAAAACAGGACTTACATATCATTATTTTACCCTTATTTGCAGAAATAGCATCACAGGATTTTATTTCTTTATTGCATATGGCACATATAGTTTTTCCAGAAGATATTTTTTTATTTATGGTGGGCTTTATACCGTTTTTCCTATTAGGGGGAGGAGAATAATTAGTTGGAGCATCAGGTACCTCCTTCTTTAGTACATCATAAGTTATAGAATAATTACTTTCTCCAAATAGTTCCAGCTCAAATCTTGGTTTTTCGGTATCATAAAATTCTTCAATTATAATTCTTCTTACCTGAGCATCATTTACTATAAGTCCACTTTTTTCAATTCCATCAAATATGCTTTTAGTTATGTTGTTTGTATCAGGATGTCTTTTTTTGCTTTTATAATAAACCTTCAAAACTGCAATTAAAGCTTCTGATAATGTAATATTTGGATTTTGTGATCTTGCTGCATAGGCTATTTCTTCTTCATATAAGGCATATCTATCATGATATTTACCAGAATTGAAGGGCAAAATAGCTCTACCTTGTATATTAAATAATTTAAAATTAGATTTTGAAATAGGAGATCCCTTCACTATAACCTTAGCATAACAATTGTCCATTAGCTGCTCCTTACTTGTATTTATTTATCCAATGAATCTTATTCAGTTGGAGTTTGTATTACCACTGAGTTTAGATGAATTATCCAGGGACATGTCCATGTTATTTCAACCTTTTAAAGGTGCTATATGGGCTAGTCATGGGATAAATTTAAATTATATTAAATATTATAACATAAGTGTGTGCTTATAAGAATATATGTTCGAGGTATAAAAATTAAATTTTTAATTTTGTGTAAATCCATTTCAAAGAGTGTAGGAGATTATTACATAGGCTAGTGGGGGATCAATTGGAAATAATTTATTACAATGCATATTTTATAGGTGAAAAAATTTTTAGGGTGGGTTATAATCTTATTTGTCCGATGATTAGTGCCTAGTTAGTTTTATAAATGCAGAGTAAATAAAAACAATATAAATTTTGTTTTTCCTGATTTCATAAAGATGTAAATAATAGGAGTATGTCTTTGGATGATTTAAAATTTTTACTGGGGGGAATATTTGTGGCAATAATAAAAAATAAGGAGAAATCTTTAAATAGAAAAAATAATAATAGTTGGTTTGTAGAATTTATTGGTATACTGATGTGTATAGCAGCTATACCTGTCTATGCTTTTTTTAGAAATATATATACATCTTTCGTAATAATCTTAGTAGCTTTTGCAGTAATTATTCATTTTTCAAAAAAGAGAAAAATATATAAAGCTGGAATTCAAGGAGAAAAAGAAATAGCAAAATTATTGGATAGCTTAAATAACAGATATCTAGTATACAATGATATTGTAATTGGGGGAAAAGAAAGAGGCGCTCAGATAGATCATTTGGTTTTATCACCTTATGGAATATTTTGTATTGAAACAAAGAATATGAAGGGTGTAATTATGGGTAAAGAGGAAGATAGAGAGTGGACTCAGATAAAGGGTGTACAGGGAGGAAAGAACTATGAAAAAAAATTTTATAATCCTTGTAAACAATCTGCAGGTCATGCAAATGCAGTAAAAAATATTTTAAGACATTCTGACTTTATAAATACACCAGTTTATTCCATTGTTACCTTTAGCTCTAATAAAAATACAAATTTAAAAGTTCAGGTACATTCTACACCTGTAATTAAGTCAGATAAATTAATTGATTTTATAAATAAGAAAAAAGAAATTTTTATAAGTGATGATAAATTAAGAAGAATAGAGAATATCATAGATAAGCAGATATGTTAAATTTAAGATATTTTCTTTTGGCTTTAGCAGATATACTCAAGTGCTTTTTTATCATTAATTATGTGCTTTTGTGAATAAGTAATTTTTCTAAAAAGAAATTTTAATAAGTATAATAGTATTCAGTGTGGAGTAATCAGACAAATAAATATATTTAGGAGAGGTTAATAAAATGGATAAGGATATAACAATACTTGCCATAGAGAGCAGCTGCGATGAAACTTCAGCAGCTGTAGTAGTGAACGGAAGAAAAGTATTATCAAATATAATTTCATCACAAATAGCTGTACATACTAAATTTGGAGGAGTTGTGCCAGAGGTTGCATCACGAAAACACATTGAGGTAATTAGTCAGGTGGTAGATAAAGCTTTAAAAGAAGCAGAAGTTTCTTTCAAGGATATAGATGCTATAGGGGTTACCTATGGACCAGGACTAGTTGGCGCACTTTTGGTAGGAGTGCAATATGCAAAAGGACTTGCCTATTCATTGGGTAAACCACTTATTGGAGTAAACCATATAGAAGGTCATATAAGTGCAAATTTTATTCAGTATAAAGATTTAAAACCTCCTTTTGTCTGCTTAGTAGTATCTGGTGGACACACTTTTATAGTGTATATGAAGGATTACGGTAAATTTGAAGTAATGGGCCAAACAAGAGATGATGCTGCTGGAGAGGCCTATGATAAAGTTGCAAGAGCTATAGGACTTGGATATCCTGGCGGGCCTAAAATAGATAAACTTTCTAAATCGGGAAATGAAAATGCAATTAAATTTCCAAGAGCAAATTTCCATGAGGAGTCTCTAGATTTTTCCTTTAGTGGTTTAAAATCAGCTGTGC from Clostridium pasteurianum BC1 includes:
- a CDS encoding RusA family crossover junction endodeoxyribonuclease, giving the protein MDNCYAKVIVKGSPISKSNFKLFNIQGRAILPFNSGKYHDRYALYEEEIAYAARSQNPNITLSEALIAVLKVYYKSKKRHPDTNNITKSIFDGIEKSGLIVNDAQVRRIIIEEFYDTEKPRFELELFGESNYSITYDVLKKEVPDAPTNYSPPPNRKNGIKPTINKKISSGKTICAICNKEIKSCDAISANKGKIMICKSCFKKLF
- a CDS encoding nuclease-related domain-containing protein; this encodes MAIIKNKEKSLNRKNNNSWFVEFIGILMCIAAIPVYAFFRNIYTSFVIILVAFAVIIHFSKKRKIYKAGIQGEKEIAKLLDSLNNRYLVYNDIVIGGKERGAQIDHLVLSPYGIFCIETKNMKGVIMGKEEDREWTQIKGVQGGKNYEKKFYNPCKQSAGHANAVKNILRHSDFINTPVYSIVTFSSNKNTNLKVQVHSTPVIKSDKLIDFINKKKEIFISDDKLRRIENIIDKQIC
- the tsaD gene encoding tRNA (adenosine(37)-N6)-threonylcarbamoyltransferase complex transferase subunit TsaD; this translates as MDKDITILAIESSCDETSAAVVVNGRKVLSNIISSQIAVHTKFGGVVPEVASRKHIEVISQVVDKALKEAEVSFKDIDAIGVTYGPGLVGALLVGVQYAKGLAYSLGKPLIGVNHIEGHISANFIQYKDLKPPFVCLVVSGGHTFIVYMKDYGKFEVMGQTRDDAAGEAYDKVARAIGLGYPGGPKIDKLSKSGNENAIKFPRANFHEESLDFSFSGLKSAVLNYLNKMEMKKEEINRADVAASFQKAVVDFLVANAMKACSIKKVDKIAIAGGVASNSALRKAMIEAGKRKDIQVLFPELVLCTDNAAMIGSAAYFEYIKGAISPLDFNAVPNLKLGER